The Dyadobacter sandarakinus DNA window GCTGATGGCAGAAAAGATACCGGAGAATTCGCTCAAAAAGCAACAGATATACAAGAGGTCCCGGGGGATAGGCTTTTAAGTGTCTTTTACTAGCAAGTTTGTGTTTTCGCTTCGCAAAAACCCGTCCGGCTGCGCTCGGACTCAAACTTGCTTTTTCTCCCGGTGGTCGCAAAAGAGGACAATAACAGACTTGAAATGATATGGAAGAGGGTGTAGAGAAAAGTCAAAGGTTCAAGAAATCCAGGGGCGGCAGGCCTCCCAAGAAGGTCAAGCGAAGCAGCCAACTGATGGTCAGGTTGACAGAAACGGAGCGGTTCCTGATCGACTCAAAAGCCAAAGATGCGGGCCTCAAACCAAGCGCCTGGATCAGGCAGGCTGCAAACAAAGCGAAGGTCATCGCGAGGCTATCGCCGGGCGATGCATCGGTACTCCGGATGCTGGCAGGGCTGGCCAATAACCTCAATCAGCTGATGCGATTTGCGAATATGCAAGGGCTGCTACATGATGTGACCCGGTCCAGAAAACTCATCTCCGATATTGACGATCTAGTACAAAAACTCAGAAGCGATGATCGGTAAAGTGATAGTCGGGAGCAGCTTCTCCGGGGCTGTCAAGTACATTGTCCAAAAGCAACAGGCCAAAGTGCTGGGTGGGGAAGGTATACGTTTAATGAACGTCAAATCGATGGTGGATGATTTCAATATGCAGCGCATGCTTAATCCCGAGCTCGGCAAAGCGGTCGGTCACCTGGTACTAAGTTGGAGCCAGATGGATGCGCCCAAACTCTCTGAAAAAATCCTGATGGAAAGGGCTAAACAGTACCTGGAAAAAATGAAAATCCAGGATACCCAGTACCTGGTCGTCGAGCACCGGGATACAAAACACCCGCACATCCACATACTTTATAACCGGGTCGATAACTCCGGCCGCTCGATTTCGGACAAGTTCCAACGACGGCTAAACCAGAAGGTTTGTAAGGAAATGACCTTGGAGCACGGCTACCACCTGGCAAAGGACAAATCGCAGGTGAACCGCCAGCAGCTTAAAGGCGCTGACAAAATCAGATACGAGCTTTCCGACACGATCCAGCGGGCCAGCAAATTTGCGTCCAGCTGGGGAGAGCTTGAAACGGTGCTGGCATCGAAGGATATCCGGTTGATTTACAAATACAAGTCCGGCACGCAGCAAGTAGAAGGGATCAGTTTTGAGAAAGATGGGATGGTTTTTAAAGGATCAAAGGTTGACCGGAGCCTGAGTTATGGCCGGTTGAACAATACTATAAGCGCCAATTCGCGAAGGCAGTTTCGGGGAATATCAACGGTTAACACTGGCACAAAGATGAATATTCCCACCACCAAATCAGCTCAGGTCACTGTCGCTGAGCAACCAAGCTCTGAACCGGACCTGATAGATACGCTGCTATCCCCTGTACATCAAAACGACCCTGAACAAATCAGACAACAACAGATCAAAAAACGTAAAAAATCCCGCGGATTACACTTATGAAACAGATAGAAGAAAAGTTGGACAGCATTGAAGAGGTGCTCACAATCCTGATAAAGAAAGTTTCCGGATTGGAAAACCTGCATTATGAGAAAAAGGAAGTTAAGGCATCAAGTGACCCGGTGCTCGCAGAAATCAGGGATAGTGTTTCTAAAATGCCGTCTGGACATCTGATGCTATCTGAGATTTATCGACTACGAAAAAGCATTGACGAGATTTTTGGTGATCTTGTTCATAAGAGCGCTGTTAGCATGAATTGGAGGTCAGGCGGTCTCCTACTCGCAGCATCCGTTCTGCTTATCATGGCCACTTGCGGGGTCATTGCCTTGAAATTCATTTCCAATGAGAATGAACAATTAAAACACATGAGTATTAAGTACACCTCGGCGCAGGAATTGGAGCCTGAACTATTCACTTGGCTTGATAGCCTTTATTTACAAAAGCGATATTGGCCAGTGGATTCACTAAGGCTTATGCGCCGACCTATGCACAAAAGATCTAACCCCAATATATCAACAGACAAAAAAAAAGGTAGGCCAATACGAAGAATGAGACAACTGTGTAAATCTGCTATCGGGGCAGGCAGCTAAAGCCCAATAGCCAAAATCCTCAAGTCGTTTTTACTCTCTAATAAAAATTATGTAAACCCCTATATATCATATATTTAACATGCACTCAAAGATGAGTGATAAATTAGAGGCAACTTTAAGACAAGAATCCATAATAGCATGCAAATCTCGCCTAAAACCAAAATATTTTCGATATTACCCACTAGCAATATAATGGTCTATCAACCCTCAAATTCAATTCTATACCCTAGTGAGCACAATACAGTACACAATTCCAACCAATAAATTACTGCTTCAAAAAATCGTTCTTGACTGGATCAACAAATGTCCAAAATCCAAAGTAGCAATTATTACATAATTATTGGTTGGTGATACAAAAATCCTGCCTCAACTTCACTTCTGCCATTTATCCATGCGTAAGCTATTAGAGTTGGTACGATTTTATCGGTCTAGCTAGCTTCGCTCACATTACATTCACCAAGAATGTGTGGATACAGTGATCTAAACATTTGCAAACAATGGAAACGCTAAATTTCAAGACCAGCATAAAAGATAAAGAGGGCGTCACCGTAGTGACACCCTTTCTAAATAATTTGAAGCATGTAGATGGTTGGAACATCGATCTTTCCGACTCTGACAAGCTGCTTACAGTCCAAACTACCGACAACAGGATTGGAGAAAATGTTATCGAAGCAGTTATTCAGGCCGGATTTAGCGCGGAGGCGGTTGGAAGGCCGTAACCTATTCCCAACCCCAACGCTGAAATACCCGATGCCCTGCCGAACTTCTTAGAAAATCCAGGAAGCGTTTGCCGTCGGGACCGTCCTTGCCTTTCAATGTCAAAGCAATAGGGGTACCTCTAAAAACTGTGGCCTGATTTGGGATTTCGATCAATTGGGTGATTTCCTTCAATGGAAAATGCCATGTTTTATATGTAATCCAAGCGTCGTAAGTCGTGTCCGATTTCCAGGCTTCGATACCCAGGGCGGTGTTCGAGAATGAAGATTTGATATTGTGCTGTATTCCGGCGATCACATCGAATTTGCCAGCAATGTCCTCCCACATCCCCAACTGTCCAGCTCCATTCACGTCCAATAGCCTGACACCCGGTTTGGCCAGATCAACAAACATCTTAATTTTCTTAGGGTTCCCTGGGCGAACCAGAATTGCTGCACTGCGCTTGTAAAGCTCAATTCTGGTTGTCTCATCCAGCAGCCCCCGATGATCAGCAGCAAATTGCGTGAGCATATACTCGGAGCCACCAAATACAACGTCAGCATCTTTTTTGGCCCTTTCTATCCATTTAGTTTCAGGGCCAGAATTAACTACGACAGGTATTCGAGTTTCTTTCGAGAAAATATCCGCACATTCCTTTATCGCTGCCGAAGGCCCGCCCGGACCGTATACAAATAGGGTATCAGTTTGCGGATAAGCTTGATTGGCTAGCAGCAGAAAACCTATGATATGAACCAAATTTCTCATCGCGACTATTTGTTTAAATCGGTAAAACCATACTTGTGGTAAATTTCCCTGGCCTTAGCGCTCACCAGAAAATCCATAAAATCTGACGCCGCTTTGGGATGCGGCGCTTCCCGCAGTTTACCTGCCATGTAAGTTGCTTCAATATTCTCGCTATCCGGAATGCTGACCAATTCCAACGGATGTCCGATCATCTTTTGGTAGAACGCCTCTGAGTACCAAACCGGACCTGCCTGGGATTGTCCATAAAGTATTCTCATGGGAGTCTGCCGATGGTGGATCTGCGTTAAAAATGTAGTTTTCGCGGCTACCTTTTCTTTCATTATTTGCTCTTTCAGTGCTTGGCCGCCTGCTTTTACATAAGCGTCTTCAATCCGTTTTCCGATACCTTCCCACTCTGGATTTGGCATACTTACTTTTACATCGCTACGCCCCAGGTCTTTAAGTCCCTTTATATTGAGCGGATTCCCTTTTTGCACCATGATTGCTAACTTATTTCCGGCATACGCCTCGGTCCGGTTGAAAAGCGGAGCGAACTCTTCGATGCGCGTTTTCCCTGCTGTATATACATCCGGCTTATGTGATATGTGCATGTTACCGATCGTAATTGAGCCTTCTTTAATTTGTTTGGCCAATATCCCGGGCGGCAAAGTCTCCGCAAATATCCTGTTATAGGCAGGATATGCCTTTTTGAACTCTGCCAGTAATTCGTCAATGACCATGAATTGATTACCAGCGAAAAATATCGTCAGTTCCGGGTCTGTTATATCGCCATATAAGTCTGGTACATTGTCAATTCCTTTCACGGTAAATTGCAGGCCGTCTGTTGGGGGTTTATTCCACGGCGGATCGAAGTTGTGCTCCTGTGCTTTTGCTTGATTATCAATCATGATACTGATTGTTAATATGATCAAAATGATGTAGTTTCTCATAGTGCTTGATGTTATGGATGGACGATGGCCCATCCTTGTTGTTGCCGAATAATAATTTCCCCGTTTCCACTGGG harbors:
- a CDS encoding molybdate ABC transporter substrate-binding protein, with amino-acid sequence MRNYIILIILTISIMIDNQAKAQEHNFDPPWNKPPTDGLQFTVKGIDNVPDLYGDITDPELTIFFAGNQFMVIDELLAEFKKAYPAYNRIFAETLPPGILAKQIKEGSITIGNMHISHKPDVYTAGKTRIEEFAPLFNRTEAYAGNKLAIMVQKGNPLNIKGLKDLGRSDVKVSMPNPEWEGIGKRIEDAYVKAGGQALKEQIMKEKVAAKTTFLTQIHHRQTPMRILYGQSQAGPVWYSEAFYQKMIGHPLELVSIPDSENIEATYMAGKLREAPHPKAASDFMDFLVSAKAREIYHKYGFTDLNK
- a CDS encoding relaxase/mobilization nuclease domain-containing protein; the protein is MIGKVIVGSSFSGAVKYIVQKQQAKVLGGEGIRLMNVKSMVDDFNMQRMLNPELGKAVGHLVLSWSQMDAPKLSEKILMERAKQYLEKMKIQDTQYLVVEHRDTKHPHIHILYNRVDNSGRSISDKFQRRLNQKVCKEMTLEHGYHLAKDKSQVNRQQLKGADKIRYELSDTIQRASKFASSWGELETVLASKDIRLIYKYKSGTQQVEGISFEKDGMVFKGSKVDRSLSYGRLNNTISANSRRQFRGISTVNTGTKMNIPTTKSAQVTVAEQPSSEPDLIDTLLSPVHQNDPEQIRQQQIKKRKKSRGLHL
- a CDS encoding substrate-binding domain-containing protein: MRNLVHIIGFLLLANQAYPQTDTLFVYGPGGPSAAIKECADIFSKETRIPVVVNSGPETKWIERAKKDADVVFGGSEYMLTQFAADHRGLLDETTRIELYKRSAAILVRPGNPKKIKMFVDLAKPGVRLLDVNGAGQLGMWEDIAGKFDVIAGIQHNIKSSFSNTALGIEAWKSDTTYDAWITYKTWHFPLKEITQLIEIPNQATVFRGTPIALTLKGKDGPDGKRFLDFLRSSAGHRVFQRWGWE
- a CDS encoding copper chaperone, which translates into the protein METLNFKTSIKDKEGVTVVTPFLNNLKHVDGWNIDLSDSDKLLTVQTTDNRIGENVIEAVIQAGFSAEAVGRP
- a CDS encoding plasmid mobilization protein translates to MEEGVEKSQRFKKSRGGRPPKKVKRSSQLMVRLTETERFLIDSKAKDAGLKPSAWIRQAANKAKVIARLSPGDASVLRMLAGLANNLNQLMRFANMQGLLHDVTRSRKLISDIDDLVQKLRSDDR